One genomic window of Candidatus Kuenenia stuttgartiensis includes the following:
- a CDS encoding HNH endonuclease, with protein sequence MSDWIHIEKDPKHIAREKLKAQEMRKTQWWLNKISRGICHYCQKTFSPDKLTMDHVVPLSRGGRSTKGNIVPCCKECNNKKKYLTPAEIVLNKLKQQNASPQGDMVQPENKQEDSLQS encoded by the coding sequence ATGTCTGACTGGATTCATATCGAGAAAGATCCAAAACATATAGCCAGGGAAAAATTGAAGGCGCAGGAGATGCGAAAAACGCAATGGTGGTTAAACAAAATATCGCGGGGAATATGTCATTATTGCCAGAAAACATTCTCCCCCGATAAGCTTACTATGGACCATGTAGTACCGCTTTCAAGGGGTGGTAGAAGCACAAAGGGGAATATCGTCCCGTGTTGTAAGGAATGTAACAATAAGAAAAAGTACTTAACACCGGCTGAAATTGTATTGAATAAATTGAAACAACAGAATGCCTCACCGCAAGGGGATATGGTACAGCCAGAAAACAAACAAGAAGACAGTCTGCAATCCTGA